One genomic region from Streptomyces sp. NBC_01431 encodes:
- a CDS encoding AfsR/SARP family transcriptional regulator — translation MDFHLLGPVEARREDLRIALSGTKMHTLLAALLLARGRVVPDSRLSRLLWGANPPATMSAQIYTYVSRLRKLLEPEATLERRSPGYAIKTGDSLVDVVEYERFDRLGRQALQEHRYEDAGSLLRNALELWQGPMLVNVTEFLAEEEIPQWEEGRAATLENRMEADLALGRHHQIVAELTRLVADFPLRERMRAQLMTALYRCGRQADALHAFHEGRAVLAEELGVDPGTDLTDTHQAVLRGILDLEPESVERQPLSVAAVRTLEPEPAVSHTRPAPASVRAPAMLPPDTAGFTGRGRELAALRRLLAPGGQPTTRRCLITGMAGVGKTALAVHAAHQSREHFPDGQLYADLTGPDGAPKDPRDVLVHLLHALGEQPPGPAPHDLDELVRVYRTSTAGRRILVLLDNAVDGRRLAPLLPAGPTAAALVTGHAHLAVTAGPFTLPLEPMSPEESLGLLSATAGKARTAAEPGAARLIADHCAGLPLALRIAGARLAARPHWSVARLARRLAEPDARLGELSFGELELTASLASWLERTDEESRELLARLSVLGERPFSAASAATVLGLPDRRAEDLVERLAEGALLETVRPLGEAGGPDTATFHFRFHRLVLLYVQSLPVHRPVRVALAQAG, via the coding sequence ATGGACTTCCACCTGCTAGGCCCGGTCGAGGCCAGACGCGAGGACCTGCGGATCGCTCTGTCGGGTACGAAGATGCACACGCTTCTCGCGGCCCTGCTGCTGGCCCGGGGCCGTGTGGTGCCCGACTCCCGGCTGAGCCGGCTCCTGTGGGGCGCCAACCCGCCCGCGACGATGAGCGCGCAGATCTACACCTACGTGTCGCGGCTGCGCAAGCTCCTGGAGCCCGAGGCCACCCTGGAGCGCCGCTCGCCCGGCTATGCGATCAAGACCGGCGACAGTCTGGTGGACGTCGTGGAATACGAGCGCTTCGACCGGCTCGGCCGCCAAGCGCTCCAGGAACACCGATATGAGGACGCGGGAAGTCTGCTGCGCAATGCGCTGGAACTCTGGCAGGGCCCCATGTTGGTGAATGTCACGGAATTTCTCGCGGAGGAAGAAATTCCGCAATGGGAGGAGGGCCGGGCGGCCACGCTGGAAAATCGGATGGAAGCCGATCTCGCGCTCGGCCGGCACCACCAGATCGTCGCCGAACTGACCCGATTGGTGGCGGACTTCCCGCTGCGCGAGCGGATGCGCGCCCAGTTGATGACGGCCCTGTACCGCTGCGGCCGTCAGGCCGACGCCCTGCACGCCTTCCATGAGGGCCGCGCGGTGCTCGCCGAGGAACTGGGAGTCGACCCCGGCACCGACCTGACGGATACTCATCAAGCGGTGCTGCGTGGAATCCTGGACCTCGAACCCGAGTCCGTGGAGCGGCAGCCGCTGTCCGTGGCCGCCGTCCGCACCTTGGAACCCGAGCCGGCCGTGTCGCACACCCGCCCCGCGCCGGCTTCCGTCCGTGCGCCCGCCATGCTGCCGCCCGACACCGCCGGATTCACCGGTCGCGGCCGTGAACTCGCGGCCCTGCGCCGCCTGCTCGCCCCCGGCGGACAGCCGACGACGCGCCGCTGCCTGATCACCGGAATGGCCGGCGTCGGCAAGACCGCGCTGGCCGTGCACGCCGCGCACCAGAGCCGCGAGCACTTCCCCGACGGTCAGCTGTACGCCGACCTGACCGGTCCGGACGGCGCCCCCAAGGACCCCCGCGACGTTCTGGTCCACCTGCTGCACGCGCTCGGCGAGCAGCCGCCCGGCCCGGCCCCGCACGACCTCGACGAACTCGTACGGGTCTATCGCACCAGCACCGCGGGGCGCCGGATCCTGGTGCTGCTCGACAACGCGGTGGACGGCCGCCGGCTCGCCCCGCTCCTGCCGGCCGGTCCGACCGCGGCCGCACTGGTCACCGGCCACGCCCATCTCGCCGTCACCGCGGGGCCCTTCACCCTCCCGCTCGAACCCATGAGTCCCGAGGAGTCCCTCGGGCTGCTCAGCGCGACGGCGGGCAAGGCCCGCACCGCCGCCGAGCCCGGGGCCGCCCGGTTGATCGCCGACCACTGCGCGGGACTGCCGCTCGCGCTGCGCATCGCGGGGGCCCGGCTGGCCGCCCGGCCCCACTGGTCGGTCGCCCGGCTCGCCCGCCGGCTCGCCGAACCCGACGCCCGGCTCGGTGAACTCTCCTTCGGAGAGCTGGAGTTGACCGCATCGCTGGCGAGCTGGCTGGAGCGCACCGACGAGGAGAGCCGCGAGCTGCTCGCCCGCCTCTCGGTGCTCGGCGAGCGGCCGTTCTCCGCCGCGTCGGCCGCGACCGTGCTCGGGCTGCCCGACCGGCGGGCCGAGGACCTCGTGGAGCGGCTGGCCGAGGGCGCGCTCCTGGAGACCGTTCGCCCCCTCGGCGAGGCCGGCGGCCCCGACACCGCCACCTTCCACTTCCGCTTCCACCGGCTCGTCCTGCTGTACGTACAGTCCCTGCCCGTGCACCGACCCGTACGGGTCGCCCTGGCCCAGGCGGGCTGA
- the msrB gene encoding peptide-methionine (R)-S-oxide reductase MsrB: MAYDVEKPDEQWRAELSPAEYQVLRQAGTEPAFVGEYTDTKTQGVYSCRACGAELFTSTEKFESHCGWPSFYDPKDTEAVELIEDRSHGMLRTEVRCARCGSHLGHVFEGEGYPTPTDQRYCINSISLKLTPPA, translated from the coding sequence ATGGCGTACGACGTCGAAAAGCCGGACGAGCAGTGGCGCGCGGAACTGAGCCCCGCCGAGTACCAGGTGCTGCGCCAGGCCGGTACCGAGCCCGCCTTCGTCGGTGAGTACACCGACACCAAGACGCAGGGGGTGTACTCGTGCCGCGCCTGCGGGGCCGAACTCTTCACCTCCACCGAGAAGTTCGAGTCGCACTGCGGCTGGCCGAGCTTCTACGACCCGAAGGACACCGAAGCGGTCGAACTGATCGAGGACCGCTCCCACGGCATGCTCCGCACCGAGGTCCGCTGCGCCCGGTGCGGCTCGCACCTCGGCCACGTCTTCGAGGGTGAGGGGTATCCGACGCCCACGGACCAGCGGTACTGCATCAACAGTATTTCGCTGAAGCTGACGCCGCCGGCGTGA
- a CDS encoding AfsR/SARP family transcriptional regulator, whose product MRKIVFRLLGTLDVQVDGERVALGSARQRIVLTTLLLAPNRVVSVDSLIEAVWQGREPTTARNQIAICVGALRKIFKEAAGVDDLIVTSHPGYILSTGEHRVDVREFEEWASRARDAARRGQAAEAGTLVEEALSLWRGRALEGIDSEVAESAAARLEELRLDLREERAGLQLQLGRHRALIGELSALVRENPLREQARAFLMLAEYRSGRRAKALEIFREGRDILVDQLGIEPGPALQSLHDLVLQDSPDLAQPAVDAAPALITTVPSQLPANIAAFTGRMDELAGLDRMLDDNYGSRPLAVGVVAGVAGVGKTALAVHWANQVAARFPDGRLFIDLRGYDEKDDPVSPGAALDRLLRSLGVPGPQIPSDPTDRAALYRSVLDNKRMLILLDNARSFEQVRSLLPGAGRCCVLITSRDAIDDLTGDYDVLRLALPTLAQGEATELLAQVAGPDRFNADPVAAARLSELCDRLPLALRIAGARLAARPHWSLRSLVGRLEDQRRRLDELSPGQGGVRAGLWLSYRDLDPAAARMYRRLGLLNAPDFAAWVGASVVDTDLWEAEDLIEQLVDAQLLEVVSGPPGAPARYRFQDLLRLYAWELALAEDSEEERTAALDRAFGDWLSIAEEAHRRVEGHGGLGRRADRPALPESLVEELLADPMQWFEAERSAMVGVIGQAAQSPKPAVSWLLTAAATALFETRHCLEDWQSCAEQSLAAARRGGDRAGEAMMLRSLGSLAINQRRYEGAQERLVPALRLCEETGDESGAARVRRLLGICAHFEGDMDSAAEHCEAAMEVLLRIGEVRSAVHSMGLLAQIETQRGNLARAVELTEQAVARSREGGFWRAEAQSLYWLAGTLLRDGRTDEACRASRQVIALTRAGGDRVGEMYALRLMGETMWRQGELTEAQEALQPALGIADELSDDLLRGRIEIDLGCMDAMAGRAGAVDRFERAREAFTTVAAKNWLERADRLIALVESAAPGVPVPTGQLTGLLDG is encoded by the coding sequence GTGCGCAAGATCGTGTTCAGACTGCTCGGCACGTTGGACGTACAGGTGGACGGCGAGCGGGTCGCGCTCGGCAGTGCCCGGCAGCGGATCGTCCTGACGACGCTGCTGCTCGCGCCGAACAGGGTGGTCTCCGTGGACAGCCTGATCGAGGCGGTCTGGCAGGGCAGAGAGCCCACCACGGCACGCAACCAGATCGCCATCTGCGTCGGGGCGCTCCGCAAGATCTTCAAGGAGGCCGCAGGGGTTGACGACCTGATCGTCACCTCCCACCCGGGATACATCCTGTCCACCGGTGAACACCGTGTGGACGTCAGGGAGTTCGAGGAGTGGGCCAGTCGCGCCCGGGACGCCGCCCGGCGTGGGCAGGCGGCCGAGGCCGGCACCCTGGTGGAGGAGGCGCTCAGCCTGTGGCGCGGCCGTGCCCTTGAGGGGATCGACAGCGAGGTCGCCGAATCGGCCGCGGCCCGCCTTGAGGAACTCCGGCTCGACTTGCGCGAGGAGCGGGCCGGGCTCCAGCTCCAGCTCGGCCGGCACCGGGCGCTGATCGGCGAACTGTCCGCGTTGGTACGGGAGAACCCGCTCCGCGAGCAGGCGCGTGCCTTCCTCATGCTGGCCGAGTACCGCTCCGGGCGCCGCGCCAAGGCCCTGGAGATCTTCCGGGAGGGGCGCGACATCCTGGTCGACCAGCTCGGCATCGAGCCCGGCCCCGCGCTCCAGTCGCTGCACGACCTCGTGCTCCAGGACTCGCCGGACCTGGCGCAGCCCGCGGTCGACGCCGCGCCGGCGCTGATCACCACGGTGCCCTCCCAACTCCCCGCGAACATAGCGGCGTTCACCGGGCGGATGGACGAACTCGCCGGTCTCGACCGGATGCTGGACGACAACTACGGCTCGCGCCCCCTGGCCGTCGGTGTCGTCGCCGGAGTCGCCGGAGTCGGCAAGACCGCCCTCGCGGTGCACTGGGCCAACCAGGTCGCCGCCCGCTTTCCCGACGGCCGGCTCTTCATAGACCTGCGCGGATACGACGAGAAGGACGACCCCGTCTCGCCCGGCGCCGCCCTCGACCGGCTGCTGCGCTCGCTGGGTGTGCCCGGCCCGCAGATCCCGTCCGACCCCACGGACCGGGCCGCCCTCTACCGCAGCGTGCTCGACAACAAGCGGATGCTGATCCTGCTCGACAACGCCCGCTCCTTCGAGCAGGTGCGCTCCCTGCTGCCCGGCGCCGGCCGCTGCTGTGTACTGATCACCAGCAGGGACGCCATCGACGACCTGACCGGCGACTACGACGTGCTGCGCCTCGCCCTGCCCACCCTCGCCCAGGGCGAGGCCACCGAGCTGCTCGCGCAGGTGGCCGGACCCGACCGGTTCAACGCCGATCCGGTGGCCGCGGCCCGGCTCAGCGAGCTCTGCGACCGGCTGCCGCTCGCCCTGCGCATCGCGGGGGCCCGCCTCGCCGCCCGCCCGCACTGGTCGCTGCGCTCCCTGGTCGGCCGTCTGGAGGATCAGCGGCGCAGGCTCGACGAACTCAGCCCGGGGCAGGGCGGAGTGCGCGCGGGGCTCTGGCTCAGCTACCGCGACCTGGATCCGGCCGCCGCCCGCATGTACCGAAGACTCGGCCTGCTCAACGCCCCCGACTTCGCGGCCTGGGTCGGGGCCTCCGTGGTGGACACCGATCTGTGGGAGGCCGAGGACCTGATCGAGCAGCTCGTGGACGCCCAGCTCCTCGAAGTGGTCTCGGGGCCGCCGGGGGCGCCGGCCCGCTACCGCTTCCAGGACCTGCTGCGGTTGTACGCCTGGGAGCTCGCGCTCGCCGAGGACAGCGAGGAGGAGCGGACCGCGGCCCTGGACAGGGCGTTCGGCGACTGGCTCTCGATCGCCGAGGAGGCCCACCGCAGGGTCGAGGGCCACGGCGGACTCGGTCGCCGGGCCGACCGGCCCGCGCTGCCGGAGTCACTGGTCGAGGAACTCCTCGCCGACCCCATGCAGTGGTTCGAGGCGGAGCGCTCGGCCATGGTCGGGGTCATCGGGCAGGCTGCGCAGTCGCCGAAACCCGCCGTCAGCTGGCTGCTCACCGCCGCGGCCACCGCCCTGTTCGAGACCCGGCACTGCCTGGAGGACTGGCAGTCCTGCGCCGAGCAGTCGCTGGCCGCGGCGCGGCGCGGCGGTGATCGGGCGGGCGAGGCGATGATGCTGCGTTCCCTCGGTTCGCTCGCCATCAACCAGCGGCGCTACGAGGGCGCGCAGGAACGCCTGGTACCCGCACTGCGGCTGTGCGAGGAGACCGGTGACGAGTCGGGCGCCGCCCGGGTGCGCCGACTGCTGGGGATCTGCGCCCACTTCGAGGGCGACATGGACAGCGCCGCCGAGCACTGCGAGGCGGCGATGGAGGTGCTGCTGCGGATCGGGGAGGTCCGCAGCGCGGTGCACTCGATGGGCCTGCTCGCCCAGATCGAGACGCAGCGCGGCAACCTCGCCCGCGCCGTCGAACTGACCGAGCAGGCGGTGGCCAGGAGCCGCGAGGGCGGTTTCTGGCGGGCCGAGGCGCAGAGCCTGTATTGGCTCGCCGGGACGCTGCTGCGCGACGGCAGGACCGACGAGGCGTGCCGGGCGAGCCGGCAGGTGATCGCGCTGACCCGGGCGGGCGGGGACCGGGTCGGGGAGATGTACGCACTGCGCCTGATGGGCGAAACCATGTGGCGCCAGGGGGAGTTGACCGAGGCTCAGGAGGCTTTGCAGCCGGCCCTCGGCATCGCGGACGAGCTGTCCGACGACCTGCTGCGCGGGCGGATCGAGATCGATCTCGGCTGCATGGACGCGATGGCGGGCCGGGCCGGGGCGGTGGACCGTTTCGAGCGGGCCCGCGAGGCGTTCACGACGGTTGCCGCCAAGAACTGGCTGGAGCGTGCCGACCGGCTGATCGCGCTGGTCGAGTCGGCCGCACCGGGCGTCCCGGTGCCGACCGGGCAACTGACCGGGCTGCTCGACGGCTGA
- a CDS encoding chorismate mutase, with amino-acid sequence MTQQTLSGTGPAVAEAAIANLRSSIDALDAEILTLLERRRELSEGVQRARMSTGGRRTEFSRENVIIKRYADLFGRPGGAIAMTILEICRGSTSTRASSIRR; translated from the coding sequence ATGACCCAGCAGACCCTGTCAGGCACCGGCCCGGCCGTCGCCGAGGCCGCGATCGCGAACCTCAGGAGCTCCATCGACGCACTGGACGCCGAGATCCTCACGCTCCTGGAGCGGCGCCGCGAGCTGTCCGAGGGCGTCCAGCGGGCCCGGATGTCCACGGGCGGGCGCCGCACCGAGTTCAGCCGCGAGAACGTGATCATCAAGCGGTACGCCGACCTGTTCGGGCGGCCGGGAGGAGCCATCGCCATGACGATTCTGGAGATTTGCCGGGGCTCGACATCAACGCGAGCCAGTAGCATCCGGCGCTGA
- a CDS encoding ABC transporter ATP-binding protein, protein MENDQAVRLEQVSRCYASGSSAAVRALDGITVGFDRTTFTAIMGPSGSGKSTLLQCAAGLDRPDAGRVVVDGVDLGPLGEKALTELRRDRIGFIFQAFNLLGALSAEQNVGLPLRLAGRRPQAAEVRAALAQVGLGERGGHLPSQMSGGQQQRVAIARALITRPKVLFADEPTGALDSSSSRTVLELLRTLVDEQGQTTIMVTHDPVAASYADRVVFLVDGRLTDEMHRPTAQRVAEHMAQLEAGAEPVATDGGR, encoded by the coding sequence ATGGAAAACGACCAGGCAGTCAGGCTCGAACAAGTCAGCAGGTGCTACGCGTCCGGATCGTCGGCGGCGGTGCGCGCCCTAGACGGCATCACCGTCGGTTTCGACCGCACGACCTTCACCGCGATCATGGGGCCCTCGGGTTCCGGGAAGAGCACCCTGTTGCAGTGCGCGGCCGGCCTCGACCGGCCCGACGCGGGACGGGTGGTCGTGGACGGGGTCGATCTGGGCCCGCTCGGCGAGAAGGCGCTCACCGAGTTGCGCCGGGACCGGATCGGCTTCATCTTCCAGGCGTTCAACCTGCTGGGCGCGTTGAGCGCCGAGCAGAACGTGGGGCTGCCGCTGCGGCTCGCGGGGCGCCGCCCCCAGGCGGCCGAGGTGCGGGCCGCGCTCGCCCAGGTGGGTCTGGGCGAGCGCGGCGGACATCTGCCCTCGCAGATGTCCGGCGGCCAGCAGCAGCGGGTGGCGATCGCCCGCGCGCTGATCACCCGGCCGAAGGTGCTGTTCGCCGACGAGCCGACCGGCGCCCTGGACAGCAGTTCAAGCCGTACGGTCCTGGAACTGCTGCGCACGCTGGTGGACGAGCAGGGCCAGACGACGATCATGGTGACGCACGACCCGGTCGCCGCCTCCTACGCGGACCGGGTGGTCTTCCTGGTCGACGGCCGGCTCACCGACGAGATGCACCGGCCTACGGCCCAGCGGGTCGCCGAGCACATGGCGCAGCTGGAAGCCGGCGCGGAGCCGGTGGCCACGGACGGGGGCCGGTGA
- a CDS encoding ABC transporter permease — protein sequence MGKFSLLLPVAVATLRKRWLGFIGSFVALTLGVALIAASGLLVSTSAGLENNDPSAPSLKKLLTFMAGMSGFVSVFVVASTFAFAVAGRRRETALLRAVGATPRQIRLLVLGEAVVVSLVASVCGALLGLAVAPLFARWLVSRGAAPEGFTVDAGAVPLLIAACVEIAVAVLGAYAAARRAGRVRPVEALGDAAVDGRVMTLGRWLWAVGYLAVFATVLLLFTTMPAAMQHDPQLRDPQNMPVWSLLIDVMAIMAIALFAPLLVPPLVRLLTLPVPLASGAVGLLARQNALKAVRRTVSTATPMFLVIGLTGTVVGSTLTFGDARSLQSRAALSAQYVVEPTSGATLPAAAVRQLRALPGSRTTTVRSTLLTGLDGGDSTSSTATAGTISATAIDGDAATTWKLPTPSGSLDRLSGATVAVSAALAQSNGWQVGDRLTASLADGTPATLKLVALVKTPLSLSEVLIPYSVVAGHLAGDPQPTAAYVSTRQGSAPVATGTKVTAAAQWGSGDNDPRARSDWIAMIAILGPALLYALIAIVNTMMMSTGDRLRDFATLRLTGGNDRQVLSMVGLEAVLTAATATVLALLVTTGTQAATLMLINRRILDAGSPLTLGLPWPAIGAAAAAGLALALVSSLVPARLALRTRALDLAGSRQ from the coding sequence ATGGGCAAGTTCAGCCTGCTGCTTCCGGTGGCGGTCGCCACCCTGCGCAAACGGTGGCTCGGTTTCATCGGCTCGTTCGTCGCGCTCACCCTGGGCGTGGCTCTGATCGCCGCGTCGGGGCTGCTGGTCAGCACCTCGGCGGGGCTGGAGAACAACGACCCGTCGGCCCCCTCCCTGAAGAAGCTGCTCACCTTCATGGCGGGGATGTCGGGCTTCGTGTCCGTCTTCGTCGTGGCGTCCACGTTCGCGTTCGCGGTCGCCGGACGCCGCCGCGAGACCGCGCTGCTGCGGGCGGTGGGTGCAACGCCCCGCCAGATCCGGTTACTCGTGCTCGGTGAGGCGGTCGTCGTCTCGCTGGTCGCCTCGGTCTGCGGGGCGCTGCTCGGCCTCGCGGTGGCGCCCCTGTTCGCACGCTGGCTGGTGTCGAGGGGCGCCGCCCCCGAGGGCTTCACCGTGGACGCGGGGGCCGTTCCCCTGCTCATCGCCGCCTGCGTCGAGATCGCCGTAGCGGTGCTCGGCGCCTACGCGGCGGCCCGCCGGGCCGGGCGGGTGCGGCCCGTGGAGGCGCTCGGCGACGCGGCGGTGGACGGCCGGGTGATGACGCTCGGCCGCTGGCTGTGGGCCGTCGGCTACCTCGCGGTCTTCGCCACCGTCCTGCTCCTGTTCACGACCATGCCGGCCGCGATGCAGCACGATCCGCAGCTGCGCGATCCGCAGAACATGCCGGTGTGGTCGCTCTTGATCGACGTCATGGCGATCATGGCGATCGCCCTGTTCGCTCCGCTGCTCGTACCGCCGCTGGTACGGCTGCTCACCCTGCCGGTGCCGCTCGCATCCGGCGCGGTGGGCCTGCTGGCCCGGCAGAACGCCCTCAAGGCGGTACGCCGCACCGTCTCCACCGCGACCCCCATGTTCCTCGTCATCGGTCTCACCGGCACGGTGGTCGGCTCCACACTGACCTTCGGCGACGCCCGGAGCCTGCAGTCCCGTGCGGCGCTCAGCGCCCAGTACGTCGTGGAACCCACGAGCGGTGCGACCCTTCCGGCGGCGGCGGTGCGGCAGCTGCGCGCGCTGCCCGGCTCCCGCACCACCACGGTCCGCAGCACGCTCCTCACCGGCCTCGACGGCGGCGACTCCACGTCGTCCACGGCCACCGCGGGCACCATCTCGGCGACCGCGATCGACGGCGACGCGGCCACCACGTGGAAGCTGCCCACCCCCTCCGGCTCCCTCGACCGCCTCAGCGGGGCCACCGTGGCCGTGTCCGCGGCGCTCGCCCAGTCCAACGGCTGGCAGGTGGGCGACCGCCTCACGGCGTCGCTCGCCGACGGCACCCCGGCCACGCTGAAGCTGGTCGCGCTGGTCAAGACGCCACTGAGTCTCTCCGAAGTCCTCATCCCGTACTCCGTGGTGGCCGGCCACCTCGCCGGTGACCCGCAGCCCACCGCCGCCTATGTCTCCACCCGGCAGGGCTCGGCGCCCGTGGCCACGGGCACCAAGGTCACCGCGGCCGCCCAGTGGGGCAGCGGCGACAACGACCCGCGGGCCCGGTCCGACTGGATCGCGATGATCGCGATCCTGGGTCCCGCGCTGCTGTACGCACTGATCGCGATCGTCAACACGATGATGATGTCCACCGGCGACCGGCTGCGCGACTTCGCCACCCTGCGTCTGACCGGCGGCAACGATCGCCAGGTCCTCTCCATGGTGGGCCTGGAGGCGGTGCTCACCGCGGCGACCGCCACCGTGCTCGCACTGCTCGTCACCACGGGCACCCAGGCCGCCACCCTGATGCTCATCAACCGCCGCATCCTGGACGCCGGTTCACCGCTCACGCTCGGCCTGCCCTGGCCCGCGATCGGCGCGGCCGCGGCCGCCGGGCTCGCCCTCGCGCTCGTCTCCAGTCTCGTGCCGGCCAGGCTCGCGCTGCGCACCCGCGCGCTCGACCTCGCCGGATCCCGCCAGTGA